One stretch of Nocardia fluminea DNA includes these proteins:
- a CDS encoding MCE family protein, which produces MILDLSGRGPKPLQLTLAGLAVITAFAVALYLLALRYNGEFEDTVVVGADLTSTGDGLPQRADVKYRGMLVGSVGSVEMVAKGERQHATLELKPGLAQTIPNTVTVRVIPDNIFGVSSLQLVDNEGTAEGLREGETIREDTSEATIQLQTTLNTLRDVLDTIQPEKLGRVLATLSAALDPSSRVPGSTVERLDTWLTTIHNIPEIGDLLGNFGQAATALSQSAPELVGVLADSVTTARTLNEHRTQMVELLTQGNSTIESVNALFAANPDSGKELVSGLDQLLGGIAKDPSALQSTAANLNNSLRKLQQTFNFGPSKQMTWRMDVTFTPFQQYTAKDCPHYGEMAGPRCGGPTVPEVAPPQEYPAQMLPKRLESAGPAPVAPIPGLPALPSITVPTVPGLPTFPGLPAIPGLPTIPGITAPAASLDPAPAATPAAQPRLGGIAAISQLVGGRPTFSQLLLLGSILGNIAIVPDIEGGVQQ; this is translated from the coding sequence ATGATTCTCGATCTCAGCGGCCGCGGCCCCAAACCCCTGCAGCTCACGCTCGCGGGACTGGCGGTGATCACCGCGTTCGCGGTCGCTCTGTATCTGCTCGCACTGCGCTACAACGGCGAGTTCGAGGACACGGTGGTGGTCGGTGCCGACCTCACCAGTACCGGCGACGGGCTACCCCAGCGCGCCGACGTGAAGTATCGCGGCATGCTCGTCGGCTCGGTCGGCTCGGTGGAGATGGTCGCCAAGGGCGAACGCCAGCACGCCACCTTGGAACTGAAGCCGGGTCTGGCGCAGACGATTCCGAACACGGTCACCGTGCGCGTCATCCCCGACAACATCTTCGGCGTCTCCTCGCTCCAGCTCGTGGACAACGAGGGAACCGCCGAAGGACTGCGCGAGGGTGAGACTATTCGCGAGGACACCAGCGAGGCCACGATCCAGCTGCAGACCACGCTCAACACCCTGCGCGATGTGCTCGACACCATCCAGCCCGAGAAGCTCGGGCGGGTGCTGGCCACCTTGTCCGCCGCGCTCGATCCGAGCAGCCGCGTCCCGGGTTCCACGGTGGAGCGCCTCGATACCTGGCTCACCACCATCCACAACATTCCCGAAATCGGCGATCTGCTCGGCAATTTCGGCCAGGCGGCGACAGCACTGAGCCAGTCGGCACCGGAACTGGTCGGAGTGCTGGCCGATTCGGTGACCACAGCGCGCACGCTCAACGAGCACCGCACCCAAATGGTGGAACTGCTCACCCAGGGCAACTCCACCATCGAATCGGTCAACGCCCTGTTCGCCGCGAATCCCGATTCGGGCAAAGAACTGGTTTCCGGCCTGGACCAGTTGCTCGGTGGCATCGCCAAGGATCCCAGCGCGCTGCAGTCGACGGCGGCCAACCTCAACAACTCGTTGCGCAAGCTCCAGCAGACGTTCAACTTCGGTCCCAGCAAGCAGATGACCTGGCGGATGGATGTGACGTTCACACCGTTCCAGCAGTACACCGCCAAGGACTGCCCGCACTACGGTGAGATGGCCGGACCTCGCTGTGGTGGGCCCACCGTGCCCGAAGTCGCACCGCCGCAGGAGTATCCGGCCCAGATGCTGCCGAAGCGACTCGAGTCCGCCGGACCGGCACCGGTAGCGCCGATTCCCGGGCTACCCGCACTGCCGAGCATCACCGTGCCGACTGTTCCCGGCTTGCCGACGTTCCCGGGTCTGCCCGCCATTCCGGGACTGCCCACCATTCCAGGCATCACGGCACCGGCCGCGTCCCTCGATCCCGCGCCCGCGGCCACCCCGGCGGCGCAGCCCCGGCTCGGCGGCATCGCCGCGATATCGCAACTGGTCGGCGGTAGACCGACGTTCAGTCAGCTGCTGCTGCTCGGGTCGATCCTGGGCAACATCGCCATCGTCCCCGACATCGAAGGTGGTGTCCAACAGTGA
- a CDS encoding MlaD family protein yields MIKPRVPAFLRHNQHLRLGLIAALAVLVLLGGSNLLNQVQLGDKTVHAEFAQAAGLRPGATVDVSGIEVGEVQAVKLINDRVEVALRIRKDIRLGADAHAAIKMSTILGRLHIVLRPGNGKELPGNRIQLDNTEVPYNLSKVIQDPQYTSSFERIERIDPEKLRTALDVFSAQLGDSPAMAVQALDSIGSLAQVINSRRDEVDTLLKSMDQVSQLVSDNRNSVLVLLTRGEAIGAAVQKRQTLLTQLLDNVADMSRLLQEMGIENNGELGPLIANLNTMADGLTKNKENLDRIYEFAPVTLRQFNNLLGNGPYGEIWAPWILPDNWLCFAQAVQGCN; encoded by the coding sequence ATGATCAAACCACGCGTTCCCGCATTTCTGCGGCACAACCAGCACCTGCGGCTCGGCCTGATCGCCGCCCTGGCGGTACTGGTGTTGCTCGGCGGTTCGAATCTGCTCAATCAGGTCCAGCTCGGCGACAAGACCGTGCACGCCGAATTCGCTCAGGCCGCGGGCCTACGGCCGGGCGCGACAGTCGACGTCTCCGGCATCGAGGTCGGCGAGGTCCAAGCGGTGAAGCTCATCAACGACCGGGTGGAGGTGGCGCTGCGGATCCGCAAGGACATCCGTCTGGGCGCCGACGCCCACGCGGCGATCAAGATGTCGACCATCCTCGGCCGGCTGCACATCGTGCTGCGGCCCGGCAACGGAAAAGAGCTGCCCGGCAATCGGATCCAGCTCGACAACACCGAGGTCCCCTACAACCTGAGCAAGGTCATCCAGGACCCGCAGTACACTTCCTCGTTCGAGCGGATCGAACGCATCGACCCGGAGAAACTGCGCACCGCGCTCGACGTGTTCAGTGCCCAGCTGGGCGATTCACCCGCTATGGCGGTGCAGGCCCTCGACAGCATCGGCTCGCTCGCGCAGGTGATCAACAGCAGGCGCGACGAGGTCGACACGCTGCTGAAGAGCATGGACCAGGTCTCCCAACTGGTCTCGGACAACCGCAACAGTGTGCTGGTGCTGCTCACCAGGGGGGAAGCGATCGGGGCGGCGGTGCAGAAGCGCCAAACCCTGCTCACCCAGCTGCTCGACAATGTCGCGGACATGTCGAGGTTGCTCCAGGAGATGGGCATCGAGAACAACGGTGAACTCGGACCGCTGATCGCGAACCTCAACACGATGGCCGACGGCCTGACCAAGAACAAGGAGAACCTGGACCGGATCTACGAGTTCGCCCCGGTCACGTTGCGCCAGTTCAACAATCTGCTCGGCAACGGTCCCTACGGCGAGATCTGGGCACCGTGGATTCTTCCGGACAACTGGCTGTGCTTCGCACAGGCCGTACAGGGGTGCAACTGA
- a CDS encoding ABC transporter ATP-binding protein: MTTSPTPNTSLTEAEPALHIDGLTVGYGGVPAVRELNTQVRAGEILALLGPNGAGKTTTLLASVGALPALSGSITALGEPLDRRVEANARRGIVLVPDSRGVFHRLSVDDNLRLARRKHGPSLDDVFDYFPALRSMRSRRCGTLSGGEQQMLALAKALLCAPKILLVDELSLGLSPIAVEALLPRLRQIADDQHMAVVLVEQHIELALSIADTALVLHHGRAVLSGSATELRGRRDMVEAAYFGNVEAPCGDRTGTALPAG; this comes from the coding sequence ATGACCACATCGCCGACGCCGAACACATCGCTGACCGAGGCCGAACCCGCCCTGCACATCGACGGGCTCACGGTGGGATACGGCGGCGTGCCCGCAGTACGCGAACTGAACACCCAGGTGCGCGCGGGCGAGATCCTCGCGCTCTTGGGCCCGAACGGTGCAGGGAAGACCACCACCCTGCTCGCGTCGGTCGGGGCATTGCCCGCGCTGTCCGGTTCGATCACCGCGCTCGGCGAACCACTGGACCGACGGGTGGAAGCCAACGCACGCCGCGGCATCGTCTTGGTCCCCGACAGCCGTGGCGTCTTCCATCGCTTGTCGGTCGACGACAATCTGCGACTGGCCCGACGCAAGCACGGTCCCTCCCTCGACGATGTCTTCGACTACTTTCCCGCGCTCCGCTCGATGCGCTCGCGCCGCTGCGGGACACTGTCCGGCGGCGAACAACAGATGCTCGCGTTGGCGAAGGCACTGCTGTGCGCACCGAAGATCCTGCTCGTCGACGAACTCAGCCTCGGGCTGTCGCCGATCGCCGTGGAGGCGCTGCTGCCCCGGCTCCGTCAGATCGCCGACGACCAGCACATGGCCGTGGTATTGGTCGAACAACACATCGAACTCGCCTTGTCGATCGCCGACACGGCGCTCGTGCTCCATCACGGCAGGGCGGTGTTGTCCGGCTCCGCGACCGAGCTGCGTGGTCGCCGGGATATGGTCGAGGCGGCGTACTTCGGTAATGTCGAAGCGCCCTGCGGTGACCGGACGGGAACCGCACTGCCCGCCGGGTAG
- a CDS encoding oxygenase MpaB family protein: MSTAITPGEPNYVDPHSASYVDEGAGPAWRRSATPAVELATTERALTLDRVRLHIPDTHRSPRKRPAQLADALDFWMFAGAAANVAMQFAHQGVAAGVMESPVESGALMVHPWKRLRTTSAYLAVAVLGTEEDKLAMREAVNSAHRQVRSRPDSKVKYNAFDRNLQMYVAAAIYIGFEDTHQLLCGKMTADELEAFYQGSDTFGTTLQVHPDMWPKTRAEFDEYWLDACKQVVCDDEFRAYIDDLLHLRMVHWSIRLLFGSLLRFLTAGFLPPHFREQMAIEWSPTDQRRFEHLFLFVGFVNRFIPKFIRFSGTNSMMRDVRGRIKKQRALI, encoded by the coding sequence ATGAGCACGGCAATCACGCCTGGCGAACCCAATTACGTCGACCCACACAGCGCTTCCTACGTCGACGAAGGTGCCGGACCGGCGTGGCGCCGGTCGGCCACTCCAGCGGTGGAACTCGCGACGACCGAGCGTGCGCTGACACTCGATCGGGTTCGCCTCCATATTCCCGACACCCACCGGTCCCCGCGCAAACGACCCGCCCAGCTGGCCGACGCCCTGGACTTCTGGATGTTCGCGGGTGCGGCCGCGAACGTGGCGATGCAGTTCGCGCACCAGGGCGTCGCGGCGGGCGTGATGGAGAGTCCGGTCGAATCCGGTGCGCTCATGGTGCATCCGTGGAAGCGGCTGCGGACCACCTCCGCCTACCTCGCGGTGGCCGTTCTCGGCACCGAGGAGGACAAGCTGGCGATGCGCGAAGCGGTCAACAGCGCGCACCGCCAGGTCCGATCGCGGCCGGATTCGAAGGTGAAATACAACGCCTTCGACCGCAACCTGCAGATGTATGTGGCCGCGGCGATCTACATCGGGTTCGAGGACACGCACCAACTGCTGTGCGGCAAGATGACCGCCGACGAACTCGAGGCGTTCTACCAGGGCTCGGATACCTTCGGCACGACGTTGCAGGTACACCCCGACATGTGGCCCAAGACGCGGGCCGAGTTCGACGAATACTGGCTCGACGCGTGCAAGCAGGTCGTCTGTGACGACGAATTCCGCGCCTACATCGACGATCTGCTGCACCTGCGGATGGTCCACTGGTCCATCCGGCTCCTGTTCGGCAGCCTCCTGCGGTTCCTCACCGCGGGTTTCCTGCCGCCGCACTTCCGCGAGCAGATGGCGATCGAATGGAGCCCCACGGATCAGCGCCGATTCGAGCACCTGTTCCTGTTCGTCGGCTTCGTCAACCGCTTCATCCCGAAATTCATCAGATTCTCGGGCACCAATTCGATGATGCGCGATGTACGTGGCCGCATCAAGAAGCAGCGGGCCCTCATCTGA
- a CDS encoding thiolase family protein: protein MMSAVIVDVVRTPSGRGKAGGGLSSVHPATLLAGVLAELVARTGIDPALVDDVIGGCVTQSGEQANNISRTAVLAAGFPESVPATTVDRQCGSSQQAVHFAAQGVLAGAYDVAIACGVESMSRAPMFSNTQGKDSLRGPLAARYPAGLIGQGIAAEVIAARWKLDRATLDEFAARSHRLAAATAASGGFDAELIAAGDLVADETIRTGTTVEGLAGLRPAFTDPALLDRFPEIDWSVTAGNSSPLTDGASAALIMSEAMASKLGLTPRARFHSFAVVGDDPTLMLTAVVPATRKALERVSLTVDDIDTFEVNEAFAPVPLVWQHELGADPAKVNPRGGAIALGHPLGASGTRLLATMVNHLEQTGGRYGLQTMCEAGGLANATIIERL from the coding sequence ATGATGTCAGCTGTCATCGTCGACGTGGTTCGTACACCGTCGGGTCGAGGCAAGGCCGGCGGCGGATTGTCGTCCGTGCATCCGGCCACGCTGCTGGCCGGTGTGCTGGCGGAGTTGGTCGCGCGCACCGGGATCGACCCGGCCCTCGTCGACGACGTGATCGGCGGCTGTGTCACGCAGAGTGGTGAACAGGCCAACAACATCAGCAGGACCGCGGTACTCGCGGCGGGATTCCCGGAGTCGGTGCCTGCCACCACTGTCGACCGGCAGTGCGGTTCGAGCCAGCAAGCCGTGCACTTCGCCGCCCAGGGTGTGCTCGCCGGCGCGTACGACGTAGCGATCGCCTGCGGCGTCGAGTCGATGAGCCGCGCGCCGATGTTCTCCAACACCCAGGGCAAGGACTCGCTGCGTGGCCCGCTCGCCGCTCGCTATCCGGCCGGCCTGATCGGGCAGGGGATCGCGGCCGAGGTCATCGCCGCCCGCTGGAAACTGGACCGCGCGACCCTCGACGAGTTCGCCGCCCGCTCGCATCGGTTGGCCGCCGCCACCGCGGCCTCCGGCGGCTTCGATGCCGAGCTGATCGCCGCGGGTGACCTCGTAGCCGACGAGACGATACGCACCGGCACGACTGTCGAAGGTTTGGCCGGCCTGCGCCCTGCCTTCACCGATCCCGCTCTCCTGGACCGGTTTCCGGAGATCGACTGGTCGGTGACCGCGGGCAACTCCTCGCCGCTCACCGACGGTGCGTCGGCGGCGCTGATCATGAGCGAGGCGATGGCGTCGAAGCTGGGCTTGACCCCGCGCGCCCGCTTCCACTCCTTCGCGGTTGTCGGCGACGATCCGACCCTCATGCTCACCGCCGTGGTCCCCGCGACCCGCAAGGCGCTCGAGCGAGTCTCGCTCACGGTCGACGACATCGACACCTTCGAGGTGAACGAGGCGTTCGCGCCGGTCCCGCTCGTCTGGCAGCACGAGCTCGGCGCCGACCCGGCCAAGGTCAATCCGCGTGGCGGCGCCATCGCTCTCGGGCATCCGCTCGGGGCTTCCGGGACCCGGTTGCTCGCCACGATGGTCAACCATCTCGAACAGACCGGCGGTCGCTACGGACTCCAGACCATGTGCGAGGCGGGCGGATTGGCCAACGCCACGATCATCGAACGTCTCTGA
- a CDS encoding ABC transporter permease — MAAEYIPPALRPVRAISATAKIPVQANQRLGHQAIVFFQALMAIPYTLRHYRKEVARLVADVGWGNGSLIVGGGTVGVVIALCAFGGITVGVESYTALNLLTMGPLTGAISGFATTREIAPILGTLAFAIQSGCRFTAQLGSMRISEEIDALESIAIRPLPYLVTTRMIAATITIIPLYTLGLAVAYVATKLSVLFLGGTTAGTYDHYFFQFLLGGDVFYSIFKVVVFVLIAAFIQCYYGFVASGGPEGVGVAAGRAIKMVIVVMVFTNLFLTLAIWGIDPGFRISG; from the coding sequence ATGGCCGCCGAGTACATCCCGCCGGCACTGCGTCCGGTCCGCGCGATCAGCGCGACCGCCAAGATCCCCGTCCAGGCCAATCAGCGCCTCGGCCACCAGGCCATCGTGTTCTTCCAGGCCCTGATGGCCATCCCGTACACGCTGCGCCACTACCGCAAGGAAGTCGCCCGCCTGGTCGCCGATGTCGGCTGGGGCAACGGCTCGCTCATCGTCGGCGGCGGCACTGTCGGCGTGGTCATCGCGCTGTGCGCGTTCGGCGGGATCACCGTCGGGGTGGAGTCCTACACCGCGTTGAATCTGCTCACGATGGGTCCGCTGACCGGCGCCATCTCCGGCTTCGCCACCACCCGTGAGATCGCGCCGATCCTGGGCACTCTCGCCTTCGCCATCCAGTCCGGCTGCCGATTCACCGCACAGCTCGGCTCGATGCGGATCTCCGAGGAGATCGACGCGCTGGAGTCCATCGCGATCCGGCCCCTGCCCTATCTGGTGACGACCCGGATGATCGCGGCCACGATCACCATCATCCCGCTCTACACCCTCGGCCTCGCGGTGGCCTACGTGGCGACCAAGCTGTCGGTGCTGTTCCTCGGCGGTACCACCGCAGGCACCTACGACCACTACTTCTTCCAGTTCCTGCTGGGCGGGGACGTGTTCTACTCGATCTTCAAAGTGGTGGTGTTCGTTCTCATCGCGGCGTTCATCCAGTGCTACTACGGCTTCGTCGCCTCCGGCGGCCCCGAAGGCGTCGGCGTCGCGGCGGGCCGGGCCATCAAGATGGTCATCGTCGTCATGGTCTTCACCAATCTGTTTCTCACCCTTGCGATCTGGGGCATCGACCCCGGATTCCGGATCTCGGGATAG
- a CDS encoding MCE family protein has product MKSTKALLGFSFFAVLATLLTYTIWSTLQRSVPGNTSSYSAVFTDVLGLRIGDDVRMAGVRVGRIDKIDFTDNYIAKVDFQIESRQHLTDTTKALVRYQNLIGQRYLALAPGTGEGSVVPPGSQIPLERTEPSFDVSALLSGFEPLFSVLQPDQINSLSETLIQALQGNEVSLAALITQAAQLAGTFGERDQIIGDVLSNLSSVMAGLANRSDELETLITQTRSLMDGLYAEGESLKSSVERVAGATNGLVSLIEQVAPGLANAQRNATTGVMMLLYNGAALDRAAVEFPDFLNGVARFTQYGTYGNAYICRLDVSLWGVLLPEGLFSQVGGTSQSEVCR; this is encoded by the coding sequence GTGAAATCCACGAAAGCACTGCTCGGGTTCAGCTTCTTCGCCGTCTTGGCGACATTGCTCACCTACACGATCTGGTCGACGCTGCAACGCAGCGTCCCCGGCAACACCTCGAGCTATTCGGCGGTCTTCACCGATGTGCTCGGATTGCGCATCGGCGACGACGTCCGGATGGCGGGTGTGCGGGTCGGGCGGATCGACAAGATCGACTTCACCGACAACTACATCGCCAAAGTCGACTTCCAGATCGAGTCGCGCCAGCACCTGACCGACACCACCAAAGCCCTGGTGCGGTACCAGAACCTCATCGGTCAGCGGTACCTGGCACTGGCGCCGGGCACCGGCGAGGGCAGCGTGGTACCGCCCGGCTCACAGATTCCGCTCGAGCGGACCGAGCCGTCGTTCGATGTCTCGGCGCTGCTGTCCGGATTCGAGCCACTGTTCAGTGTGCTGCAACCCGATCAGATCAATTCGCTGTCGGAGACTCTCATCCAGGCGCTGCAAGGCAACGAGGTGTCGCTGGCGGCGCTGATCACCCAGGCCGCCCAGTTGGCCGGCACTTTCGGTGAACGCGATCAGATCATCGGCGATGTGCTGAGCAATCTCAGTTCGGTGATGGCCGGTCTGGCCAATCGCAGCGACGAGCTCGAGACCCTGATCACCCAGACGCGCAGTTTGATGGACGGGCTCTACGCCGAGGGCGAATCGTTGAAGAGTTCGGTCGAACGGGTAGCGGGGGCGACGAACGGGCTCGTCTCACTCATCGAGCAGGTCGCGCCCGGACTGGCCAACGCACAACGCAACGCCACGACAGGCGTGATGATGTTGCTCTACAACGGCGCCGCACTCGATCGCGCCGCGGTCGAATTCCCGGACTTCCTCAACGGTGTCGCCCGGTTCACCCAGTACGGCACCTACGGCAATGCCTACATCTGCCGCCTCGACGTCTCCCTGTGGGGCGTTCTCCTACCCGAGGGCTTGTTCTCGCAGGTCGGCGGCACCTCACAATCGGAAGTGTGCCGATGA
- a CDS encoding TetR/AcrR family transcriptional regulator, protein MAETGQPDRRAKAPARRSTRNRPTDAGLLDAACAVIAEVGVDRATMDSIAQRADTSRVTLYAHFGSRDALIDAVIERELAALTAWMFEIYDNGETMRYGQRARYSIESLFDYARRHPEGFRVLLDNRYDDSHPGRRLSAALEPRIAERLRANYAERGTPLDAGADTLATMLLGISLDIAYRAVILAGADIGAACDLAVTASLAVLRAVDPEQLRAIDTCLPTTP, encoded by the coding sequence TTGGCCGAGACGGGGCAGCCCGATCGCCGCGCGAAGGCGCCGGCACGCCGCAGCACCCGCAATCGCCCGACCGACGCCGGACTTCTCGATGCGGCGTGCGCGGTGATCGCCGAGGTCGGCGTCGATCGAGCCACGATGGACAGCATCGCCCAGCGCGCCGACACCTCCAGAGTGACCCTGTACGCCCACTTCGGCTCCCGCGACGCACTCATCGATGCGGTGATCGAACGAGAGCTCGCCGCGTTGACCGCCTGGATGTTCGAGATCTACGACAACGGCGAAACCATGAGATATGGGCAGCGGGCCCGATACTCGATCGAGTCGCTTTTCGACTACGCACGCCGCCATCCCGAAGGATTTCGCGTCCTGCTCGACAACCGATACGACGACAGCCACCCCGGTCGCCGGTTGTCCGCCGCTCTCGAACCGCGGATCGCCGAACGGTTACGAGCCAACTACGCCGAACGCGGAACTCCTCTCGACGCCGGCGCGGACACACTCGCCACGATGCTGCTGGGCATCAGCTTGGACATCGCCTATCGGGCCGTCATCCTCGCGGGCGCCGATATCGGTGCGGCCTGCGATCTGGCTGTCACCGCCTCGCTCGCGGTTCTGCGGGCCGTCGACCCCGAGCAGCTGCGCGCCATCGACACCTGTCTCCCGACAACGCCGTAA
- a CDS encoding MCE family protein, producing MRTTRTSKLVAVCFAATLAAGCSLLPDSLTGLGNQVLGEQKRISADFENVAGLYAGNEVSVLGVPVGVVDSVTPRGSYVEVVMSVDRDVRIPAEAMAALVSPQLITNRHVELAPAYTGSGPELADGAHIPLSRTRTPVELDRILANFDQLGEALKGDSQSGPMASRVLFPLLDGNGDRLRETLDELSAAFELTLANKDQIANTIIELGEITQIIADNDQTVRDFSGRITELVALFGQQSPGLQAVLTQLDDFITNTSSVVGQNQDQLAGALTKFVAIAAQMRANARNLTEIIDVGPLMFQNFDNAISREHQALRLHGLLDKIVLDSEVVSLFCERVQMRLDGCRTGKISDMGPDFGLTAALLGLTK from the coding sequence ATGAGGACCACACGCACGAGCAAGCTCGTCGCGGTCTGCTTCGCCGCGACGCTCGCCGCGGGCTGCTCGCTGCTGCCCGACAGCCTGACCGGACTGGGTAACCAGGTGCTGGGTGAACAGAAGCGCATCAGCGCCGACTTCGAGAACGTGGCAGGGCTGTACGCGGGCAACGAGGTGTCGGTGCTCGGCGTGCCGGTCGGTGTCGTCGATTCGGTGACACCGCGCGGCAGTTACGTCGAGGTGGTGATGTCGGTCGACCGTGACGTCCGCATACCCGCCGAGGCGATGGCGGCGCTGGTGTCGCCGCAGCTGATCACCAACCGCCATGTCGAACTCGCCCCGGCCTATACCGGCTCGGGGCCCGAGCTCGCCGACGGTGCGCATATTCCGTTGTCTCGCACCAGGACACCGGTCGAGCTGGACCGGATCCTGGCCAACTTCGATCAGCTGGGCGAGGCGCTCAAGGGCGACAGCCAGAGCGGGCCCATGGCGAGCCGGGTACTCTTCCCGCTGCTCGACGGCAACGGCGACCGGTTGCGCGAAACGCTCGACGAACTCTCGGCCGCCTTCGAGCTGACTCTCGCCAACAAGGACCAGATCGCCAACACCATCATCGAACTCGGTGAGATCACCCAGATCATCGCCGACAACGATCAGACCGTCCGCGACTTCAGCGGTCGCATCACCGAGTTGGTCGCGCTGTTCGGGCAGCAGTCCCCCGGTCTGCAGGCGGTGCTGACTCAGCTCGACGACTTTATCACCAATACCTCCTCGGTGGTCGGCCAGAATCAGGATCAGCTCGCGGGCGCGCTCACCAAGTTCGTCGCGATCGCCGCTCAGATGCGGGCCAATGCGCGCAATCTGACCGAAATCATCGACGTCGGTCCGCTGATGTTCCAGAACTTCGACAACGCGATCAGCCGCGAGCACCAGGCTCTGCGCCTGCACGGTCTGCTCGACAAGATCGTGCTCGACAGCGAGGTGGTCTCGCTGTTCTGCGAGCGCGTCCAGATGCGTCTGGACGGCTGCCGCACCGGAAAGATCTCCGATATGGGCCCGGACTTCGGGCTGACCGCCGCGCTGTTGGGACTGACGAAATGA
- a CDS encoding MlaE family ABC transporter permease, translated as MDSATGLWRRHPQQSIETLGRQVLLGRATIAQLFLSLVQRRFPFQEFIKQCAFMANVSALPTVFVAIPVAVVVSIQVGALVNQVGATTFIGAVAGLGIIRQGAPLVTSLMIAGAVGSAICADLGSRTIREEIDAMKVMGVDPVRRLVAPRLAAAVLVSMLLCGFIVFVGFATAYLFNVYAQQGTPGSFISSFSSFAVANDLMVALFKAAIFGALTAIIACDIGLHTKGGPGGVANSVNSAVVTSALMLFATNIIVTQLYNSFFPAKVV; from the coding sequence ATCGACAGCGCCACCGGGCTCTGGCGACGGCATCCCCAGCAGTCGATCGAGACCCTCGGCAGGCAGGTCCTCCTCGGTAGGGCAACGATCGCGCAGTTGTTCCTGTCGCTCGTGCAACGGCGCTTTCCGTTCCAGGAGTTCATCAAACAGTGCGCGTTCATGGCCAACGTCTCGGCGTTGCCGACCGTGTTCGTCGCGATCCCGGTCGCGGTGGTGGTCTCGATCCAGGTCGGCGCGCTGGTCAACCAAGTCGGCGCCACCACCTTCATCGGCGCGGTCGCCGGGCTCGGCATCATCCGCCAGGGCGCACCACTGGTCACGTCGCTGATGATCGCGGGCGCGGTCGGCTCGGCCATCTGCGCCGATCTGGGTTCGCGCACCATCAGGGAGGAGATCGACGCGATGAAGGTGATGGGCGTCGACCCGGTGCGCCGGCTGGTCGCCCCACGACTGGCCGCCGCGGTGCTGGTGAGCATGCTGCTGTGTGGGTTCATCGTGTTCGTCGGTTTCGCCACGGCTTACCTGTTCAACGTCTATGCCCAGCAGGGCACGCCGGGATCGTTCATCAGCTCGTTCTCCTCGTTCGCGGTGGCCAACGACCTGATGGTCGCGCTGTTCAAGGCGGCGATCTTCGGTGCGCTCACCGCGATCATCGCGTGCGACATCGGACTGCACACCAAGGGCGGGCCCGGCGGTGTCGCGAATTCGGTGAACTCGGCGGTGGTCACCTCGGCCCTGATGTTGTTCGCCACCAACATCATCGTCACCCAGCTGTACAACAGCTTCTTCCCCGCGAAGGTGGTGTGA